A single window of Ctenopharyngodon idella isolate HZGC_01 chromosome 24, HZGC01, whole genome shotgun sequence DNA harbors:
- the cnot1 gene encoding CCR4-NOT transcription complex subunit 1 isoform X6 has protein sequence MNLDSLSLALSQISYLVDNLTKKNYRASQQEIQHIVNRHGPEADRHLLRCLFSHVDFSGDGKSSGKDFHQTQFLIQECVSLITKPNFISTLCYAIDNPLHYQKSLKPSPHLFTQLSKVLKLSKVQEVIFGLALLNSSNADLRGFAAQFVKQKLPDLLRSYVDADLGGNQEGGFQDIAIEVLHLLLSHLLFGQKGSSGVGQEQIDAFLKTLCRDFPQERCPVVLAPLLYPDKRDILMARILPDSADLNKTMMESSLADFMQEVGYGFCASVEECRNIILQYGVREVTASQVARVLGMMARTHSGLSDGIGLQSISNPVGGGIWSDGKDKSDGSQAHTWNVEVLIDVVKEVNPNLNFKEVTYELDHPGFLIRDSKGLQIVVYGVQRGLGMEVFPVDLIYRPWKHAEGQLSFIQHSLMSPEVFCFADYPCHTVAIDILKAPPEDDNREIATWKSLDLVESLLRLSEVGHYEQVKQLFSFPIKHCPDMLVLALLQISTSWHTLRHELISTLMPIFLGNHPNSAIILHYAWHGQGQSPSIRQLIMHSMAEWYMRGEQYDQAKLSRILDVAQDLKSLSMLLNGTPFAFVIDLAALASRREYLKLDKWLTDKIREHGEPFIQACVTFLKRRCPSIMGGLAPEKDQPKSAQLPPETLATMLACLQSCAGSVSQELSETILTMVANCSNVMNKARQPPPGVLPKGRAPSTSSLDAISPVQMDPLSAMGSLSLGVSSTSHTPSMQGFPSLQGSAFSNPQSPAKAFSNLPNPNPSTAFPGINSLSSQLQGPLSTSLTGLGSGLGMPAVSSDPFGTRKMSTPGLNPPTFQQTDLSQVWPEANQHFSKEIDDEANSYFQRIYNHPPHPTMSVDEVLEMLQRFKDSNIKREREVFNCMLRNLFEEYRFFPQYPDKELHITACLFGGIIEKGLVTYMALGLALRYVLEALRKPYGSKMYYFGIAALDRFKNRLKDYPQYCQHLASIAHFLQFPHHLQEYIEYGQQSRDPPVKMQGSITTPGSLALAQAQAQSQTPKAPQPGQASTLVTTTTTTTTVAKTTTITRPTAVGPKKDVPPSINTTNIDTLLVATDQTERIVEPPENVQEKIAFIFNNLSQSNMSQKVEELKETVKEEFMPWVSQYLVMKRVSIEPNFHSLYSNFLDTLKNPEFVKMVLNETYRNIKVLLTSDKAAANFSDRSLLKNLGHWLGMITLAKNKPILYTDLELKSLLLEAYVKGQQELLYVVPFVAKVLESSLRSVIFRPQNPWTMGIMNVLAELHQEHDLKLNLKFEIEVLCKNLSLDISELKPGNLLRDKEKLKNLEEQLSAPKKETKPPEEMLPIVTTATPSTPATTTTCTATGPPTPQFSYHDINVYALAGLAPHININVNIPLLQAHPQLKQCVRPAIERAVQELVHPVVDRSIKIAMTTCEQIVRKDFALDSEESHMRVAAHHMMRNLTAGMAMITCREPLLMSIATNLKNSFAAALRAPTPQQREMMEEAAARIAQDNCELACCFIQKTAVEKAGPEMDKRLATEFELRKHARQEGRRYCDPMVLTYQAERMPEQIRLKVGGVDPKQLAVYEEFARNVPGFLPSNDLSQPTGFLAQPMKQQAWPTDDVAHIYDKCISDLEQHLHAIPPALAMNPQTQAIRSLLEAVVMARNSRDGIAALGLLQKAVEGLLDATSGADTDLLLSYRECHLLVLKALQDGRAYGPQWCNKQITRCLIECRDEYKYNVEAVELLIRNHLVNMQQYDMHLAQSMENGLNYMAVAFAMQLVKLLLVDERSVSHITEADLFHTIETLMRTSAHSRANAPEGLPQLMDVVRSNYEAMIDRHHGGPNFMMHSGISQASEYDDPPGLREKAEYLLREWVNLYHSAAAGRDSTKAFSAFVGQMHQQGILKTDDLITRFFRLCTEMCVEISYRAQAEQQHPTTSPAIIRAKCYHNLDAFVRLIALLVKHSGEATNTVTKINLLNKVLGIVVGVLIQDHDVRQTEFQQLPYHRIFIMLLLELNAPEHVLETINFQTLTAFCNTFHILRPTKAPGFVYAWLELISHRIFIARMLAHTPQQKGWPMYAQLLIDLFKYLAPFLRNVELNKPMQILYKGTLRVLLVLLHDFPEFLCDYHYGFCDVIPPNCIQLRNLILSAFPRNMRLPDPFTPNLKVDMLSEINIAPRILTNFTGVMPSQFKKDLDSYLKTRSPVTFLSELRSNLQVSNEPGNRYNIQLINALVLYVGTQAIAHIHNKGSTPSMSTITHSAHMDIFQNLAVDLDTEGRYLFLNAIANQLRYPNSHTHYFSCTMLYLFAEANAEAIQEQITRVLLERLIVNRPHPWGLLITFIELIKNPAFKFWSHDFVHCAPEIEKLFQSVAQCCMGQKQAQQVMEGTGAS, from the exons ATGAATCTTGACTCGCTCTCGCTGGCTTTGTCTCAAATCAGCTACCTGGTGGACAATTTAACTAAGAAAAACTACAGAGCCAGCCAGCAGGAAATACAACAT ATTGTGAATCGTCACGGCCCTGAGGCAGACCGGCATTTATTACGCTGTCTCTTTTCCCATGTGGATTTCAGTGGCGATGGTAAAAGCAGTGGCAAAGATTTCCACCAG ACACAATTTCTAATCCAGGAGTGTGTGTCTCTTATTACGAAACCAAATTTTATTTCAACGCTTTGCTACGCCATTGACAATCCCCTGCACTATCAAAAG AGTTTGAAACCGTCACCTCATTTATTTACTCAGCTGAGTAAAGTTCTCAAGCTAAGCAAGGTTCAAGAG GTGATTTTTGGCCTTGCTCTGCTGAACTCCAGCAACGCAGACCTTCGAGGGTTTG CTGCTCAATTTGTGAAGCAGAAGCTCCCTGACCTTCTCCGCTCGTACGTGGACGCGGACCTCGGAGGGAATCAGGAAGGTGGCTTCCAGGACATTGCCATAGAGGTTCTGCATCTGCTCCTCTCCCATCTTCTGTTCGGTCAGAAGGGCTCGAGCGGAGTCGGACAAGAGCAGATTGACGCGTTCCTCAAAACACTGTGCAGAG ATTTCCCGCAGGAGCGCTGTCCTGTGGTGCTCGCACCACTGCTGTACCCTGACAAACGGGACATTCTCATGGCCAGGATCCTGCCAGACTCTGCAGATTTAAATAAGACCATGATGGAGAGTTCCCTTGCTGACTTCATGCAAGAAGTTGGCTATGGCTTTTGTGCGAG TGTCGAAGAGTGCAGGAACATAATCCTGCAGTATGGGGTGCGAGAGGTGACAGCCAGTCAGGTGGCCAGAGTGCTAGGCATGATGGCCCGCACTCACTCCGGTCTGTCCGACGGCATTGGCCTACAG TCCATTTCCAATCCAGTGGGTGGAGGGATCTGGAGTGATGGGAAGGACAAGAGTGATGGTTCTCAGGCCCACACCTGGAATGTTGAAGTTCTGATTGATGTGGTCAAAGAAGTG AACCCCAATCTGAATTTTAAAGAGGTGACCTATGAGCTTGATCACCCAGGCTTTCTGATCCGGGACAGTAAGGGTCTTCAGATAGTGGTCTATGGGGTCCAGAGGGGTCTGGGAATGGAGGTGTTCCCAGTGGATCTCATCTACAGACCATGGAAGCATGCAGAAGGACAg TTATCGTTCATTCAGCACTCCCTGATGAGTCCTGAAGTGTTCTGCTTTGCTGACTACCCCTGTCATACGGTTGCCATTGACATCCTGAAGGCCCCACCCGAGGATGACAACAGAGAGATAGCCACATG GAAGAGCTTGGACCTAGTGGAGAGCCTCTTACGCCTCTCTGAAGTTGGGCATTATGAACAGGTGAAGCAGCTCTTTAGCTTCCCCATCAAGCACTGCCCAGACATGCTGGTGCTGGCGCTGCTGCAGATCAGCACCTCCTGGCACACCCTGCGTCATGAGCTCATCTCCACCCTCATGCCCATCTTCCTGGGCAACCACCCCAACTCTGCCATCATCTTGCACTATGCCTGGCATGGACAG GGCCAGTCCCCCTCCATCCGCCAGCTGATCATGCACTCTATGGCCGAGTGGTACATGAGAGGAGAGCAATACGACCAGGCCAAGCTATCTCGCATCCTGGATGTGGCTCAAGACTTGAAG TCTCTATCGATGCTGCTGAATGGTACTCCATTTGCCTTTGTTATTGACCTTGCTGCACTTGCCTCTCGCCGTGAATACCTCAAACTTGACAAATGGCTCACTGACAAAATACGAGAGCACGGG GAGCCGTTCATCCAGGCGTGCGTCACGTTCCTGAAGAGACGATGTCCCTCTATCATGGGTGGTTTGGCTCCAGAGAAAGACCAGCCGAAGAGTGCTCAACTTCCTCCTGAAACACTGGCTACAATGCTTGCATGTCTGCAGTCTTGTGCTGG GAGTGTGTCTCAAGAGCTATCAGAGACAATCTTGACCATGGTGGCCAACTGTAGCAATGTGATGAACAAGGCCCGGCAGCCGCCACCAGGAGTCCTGCCAAAGGGACGAGCTCCCAGCACCAGCAGCTTAGATGCTATCTCACCTGTTCAA ATGGACCCTCTCTCTGCGATGGGCTCTTTGAGTTTAGGTGTCTCATCCACATCTCATACCCCGAGCATGCAAGGATTCCCCAGCCTGCAAGGCTCTGCCTTTAGTAACCCCCAGTCCCCAGCCAAAGCCTTCTCAAACCTACCAAACCCTAACCCCAGCACAGCTTTCCCAGGAATCAACTCCCTCTCTTCGCAGCTCCAAG GTCCTCTGAGCACAAGCTTGACTGGGCTTGGCTCAGGTTTGGGAATGCCCGCCGTCAGCAGCGATCCCTTCGGCACCAGGAAGATGAGCACACCGGGGCTAAACCCGCCCACATTTCAGCAGA CTGACCTTTCTCAGGTGTGGCCCGAGGCAAACCAGCACTTTAGTAAGGAGATTGACGATGAAGCAAACAGCTATTTCCAACGCATCTACAACCATCCGCCACACCCCACAATGTCTGTGGATGAG GTGCTGGAAATGTTGCAGAGATTTAAGGACTCAAACATCAAGCGGGAACGGGAAGTTTTTAACTGCATGCTGAGGAATCTGTTTGAGGAGTACCGATTCTTCCCTCAGTATCCAGACAAAGAGCTGCACATCACCGCATGCCTCTTTGGGGGAATCATTGAGAAGGGCTTGGTGACGTACATGGCGCTGGGCTTGGCCTTACGATATGTCCTGGAAGCTTTACGCAAACCTTATGGATCAAAGATGTATTACTTTGGGATCGCTGCACTAGATAGATTTAAAAATAG ACTGAAGGACTATCCCCAGTACTGTCAGCACTTGGCGTCAATAGCCCATTTCCTGCAGTTCCCGCACCATTTACAAGAG TATATAGAGTATGGCCAGCAGTCCAGAGACCCTCCTGTGAAGATGCAAGGCTCAATTACCACCCCAGGTAGCCTGGCTCTAGCCCAGGCTCAAGCTCAGTCTCAGACCCCTAAAGCCCCCCAACCTGGCCAAGCCAGCACCTTAGTGACCACAACCACCACGACCACCACCGTTGCCAAAACCACCACCATCACGAGACCTACAGCTGTTGGACCGAAGAAGGACGTGCCA CCTTCAATCAACACCACAAACATTGACACCTTGTTGGTGGCCACAGACCAGACTGAAAGGATCGTTGAGCCCCCAGAGAATGTTCAGGAGAAGATTGCGTTCATCTTCAACAACTTGTCCCAATCAAACATGTCACAAAAg GTGGAGGAGCTGAAAGAGACTGTGAAAGAAGAATTCATGCCCTGGGTCTCTCAGTACCTGGTCATGAAGCGTGTCAGCATTGAGCCCAACTTCCACAGCCTGTATTCTAACTTCCTGGACACACTGAAAAACCCAGAGTTTGTTAAAATGGTTCTCAATGAGACTTACAGAAACATCAAG GTCCTTCTTACCTCTGATAAGGCAGCTGCTAACTTCTCAGATCGATCCCTGCTGAAGAATTTGGGTCACTGGCTTGGAATGATCACCCTAGCTAAAAACAAACCCATCCTTTACACA GATCTGGAGCTAAAGTCTCTCTTGCTGGAGGCTTATGTGAAAGGCCAGCAGGAGTTACTGTATGTTGTCCCCTTTGTGGCCAAAGTCTTGGAATCAAGTCTGCGGAGCGTG ATCTTCAGACCGCAGAACCCTTGGACCATGGGCATCATGAATGTATTGGCTGAGCTCCACCAAGAACATGACTTAAAG CTTAACCTCAAGTTTGAGATTGAGGTGCTCTGCAAGAATCTGTCTCTGGACATCAGCGAGCTGAAACCAGGAAACCTGCTGAGAGACAAAGAGAAGCTGAAGAATTTGGAGGAGCAGCTCTCTGCACCAAAGAAAGAGACCAAGCCTCCTGAAGAGATGCTGCCTATAGTTACTACAG CTACTCCTTCGACTCCGGCCACCACCACAACCTGTACTGCCACGGGGCCACCCACGCCACAGTTCAGCTACCATGACATCAATGTGTACGCCCTGGCTGGCCTTGCCCCACACATCAACATCAATGTTAAC ATCCCACTGCTGCAGGCCCACCCTCAGTTGAAGCAGTGCGTGAGACCAGCAATTGAGCGTGCTGTACAGGAGCTTGTGCACCCAGTGGTGGACCGATCGATCAAGATCGCCATGACCACCTGCGAGCAGATAGTCCGGAAGGACTTTGCGCTAGACTCCGAGGAGTCTCACATGCGTGTGGCTGCCCACCACATGATGCGCAACCTGACCGCCGGCATGGCCATGATCACCTGTAGAGAGCCGTTGCTCATGAGCATCGCCACCAACCTGAAGAACAGCTTTGCAGCAGCTCTTAGG GCTCCCACACCCCAGCAGAGAGAAATGATGGAAGAGGCGGCTGCTCGCATCGCACAGGACAACTGTGAGCTCGCGTGTTGCTTTATCCAAAAGACAGCAGTGGAGAAAGCTGGACCTGAGATGGACAAGAGACTGGCAACT GAATTTGAGCTGAGGAAACACGCTCGCCAAGAAGGCCGCCGCTACTGTGATCCCATGGTTCTCACCTATCAGGCGGAGCGTATGCCAGAGCAAATCAGACTGAAG GTCGGTGGAGTTGATCCTAAACAGCTGGCTGTTTATGAGGAGTTCGCCAGAAACGTTCCTGGCTTCCTACCCAGTAACGACCTGTCTCAGCCCACTGGTTTCCTTGCCCAACCAATGAAG CAACAGGCATGGCCCACTGATGATGTGGCTCACATCTACGATAAGTGCATTTCGGACCTGGAGCAGCACCTGCACGCTATTCCACCTGCGCTGGCCATGAATCCACAGACCCAGGCCATACGCAGCCTCCTGGAGGCAGTTGTCATGGCTAGGAACTCCCGTGATGGCATTGCCGCATTGGGCCTTTTGCAAAAG GCTGTGGAGGGTCTGCTAGATGCCACCAGTGGTGCTGATACTGATCTGTTGCTAAGCTACAGGGAGTGCCACCTGTTGGTGCTGAAAGCTCTACAGGATGGTCGTGCCTACGGCCCACAGTGGTGCAACAAACAAATCACCAG ATGCCTGATTGAGTGCAGAGATGAATACAAGTACAACGTTGAGGCTGTAGAGCTCCTCATTAGAAATCACCTGGTCAACATGCAGCAGTATGACATGCACCTGGCTCAG TCCATGGAGAACGGACTGAACTACATGGCTGTGGCGTTTGCCATGCAGCTAGTGAAGCTACTGCTGGTTGATGAACGCAGCGTGAGCCACATCACAGAAGCAGATCTCTTCCACACCATCGAGACTCTGATGAGGACCAGTGCCCACTCCAGAGCCAATGCTCCTGAAGG TTTGCCCCAGCTGATGGATGTTGTCCGCTCCAACTACGAGGCCATGATCGATCGTCACCATGGTGGGCCAAACTTCATGATGCACTCTGGGATTTCTCAAGCCTCTGAGTATGATGACCCACCAGGTCTTAGAGAGAAGGCAGAGTACCTGCTGAGAGAATGGGTCAACCTGTACCACTCAGCAGCTGCAGGAAGGGACAGCACTAAGGCGTTCTCTGCATTTGTCGGACAG ATGCACCAGCAGGGCATCCTGAAGACCGACGACCTCATCACTCGCTTCTTCCGGCTGTGCACAGAGATGTGCGTGGAGATCAGTTACCGCGCTCAAGCTGAACAGCAGCACCCCACCACCAGCCCTGCCATTATCAGGGCCAAGTGCTACCATAACCTGGACGCTTTTGTTCGGCTCATCGCCCTTCTGGTCAAACACTCTGGAGAGGCCACCAACACGGTCACCAAAATCAACCTCCTCAACAAG GTTCTGGGCATTGTGGTGGGTGTGTTGATCCAGGATCACGATGTGAGGCAGACGGAGTTCCAGCAGCTTCCATACCACCGAATCTTCATCATGCTTCTGCTGGAGCTTAATGCACCGGAGCATGTGCTGGAGACCATCAACTTCCAGACCCTCACTGCCTTCTG CAACACCTTCCACATCCTGAGGCCGACTAAAGCACCTGGTTTTGTGTACGCTTGGCTGGAGCTCATCTCTCACCGCATCTTCATTGCCAGGATGCTTGCacacaccccacaacaaaag GGTTGGCCAATGTATGCCCAGCTGCTTATTGACTTGTTCAAGTATCTTGCACCCTTCCTAAGGAATGTTGAACTCAACAAACCTATGCAAATTCTCTACAAG GGAACACTTCGTGTGCTGCTTGTCCTGCTACATGACTTCCCAGAATTCCTGTGCGACTACCATTATGGCTTTTGCGATGTCATCCCGCCCAACTGCATCCAGCTGAGGAACCTGATCCTGAGTGCCTTCCCCCGCAACATGAGGCTTCCAGACCCCTTCACCCCTAATCTGAAG GTGGATATGCTGAGCGAAATCAACATCGCTCCCCGCATCCTCACTAACTTCACCGGTGTGATGCCGTCCCAGTTTAAAAAGGATCTTGACTCCTACCTCAAGACCCGCTCTCCTGTCACCTTCCTCTCTGAGCTGCGCAGCAACCTGCAG GTGTCCAACGAGCCTGGAAACCGCTACAACATCCAGCTGATCAACGCTCTTGTGCTGTACGTTGGAACCCAGGCCATTGCCCACATCCACAACAAGGGCAGCACTCCCTCCATGAGCACCATCACGCACTCAGCACACATGGACATCTTCCAGAACCTTGCAGTCGATCTAGACACTGAAG GCCGCTATCTGTTCCTGAATGCGATAGCCAATCAGCTGCGTTATCCAAACAGCCACACACACTACTTTAGTTGTACCATGCTGTATCTGTTTGCCGAGGCCAACGCTGAAGCCATTCAAGAGCAGATCACCAG GGTCCTGCTGGAGAGGCTGATTGTGAACAGGCCGCACCCATGGGGTCTGCTCATCACCTTCATAGAGCTGATCAAGAACCCTGCCTTTAAGTTCTGGAGCCATGATTTTGTGCACTGTGCCCCAGAGATCGAGAA GTTGTTCCAGTCGGTGGCTCAGTGCTGCATGGGGCAGAAGCAGGCCCAGCAGGTGATGGAGGGAACAGGTGCCAGTTAG